In Terriglobia bacterium, the following proteins share a genomic window:
- a CDS encoding YwiC-like family protein, translated as MAANLHHDVYDMATFPATVKPAPVGKARMRALVIPREHGAWGLLLIPLITGACAGLAVQRNWLSLALFTVAALALFWIRTPVESALGTSPMRAQSVAETNWLLLAIAVLGSTAMACTTVLLLEGDDRLLVLGAAAALAFIAQAAVKKLGRGARMASQLIGSIGLTLTAPAAWYVVTQRLDTTALGLWLVNWIFAGNQIHFVQLRIHAARAATRQEKVRRGRGFLIGQFAMSAALLAAWRLHLVPALALLAFVPLLVRGLLWFKAGARPLVVKRLGWTELVHGVSFGLLLVTAYLL; from the coding sequence TTGGCGGCTAACCTTCATCACGACGTTTACGATATGGCGACGTTCCCTGCCACAGTCAAGCCCGCTCCCGTCGGCAAGGCGCGCATGCGCGCGCTGGTGATCCCACGCGAGCACGGCGCCTGGGGCCTGCTGCTGATCCCACTGATCACGGGCGCATGTGCGGGACTGGCGGTGCAGCGGAACTGGCTCTCGCTGGCGCTGTTCACCGTCGCGGCTCTGGCCTTGTTCTGGATACGCACCCCGGTGGAGAGCGCGCTGGGCACGTCGCCGATGCGAGCCCAGTCGGTGGCAGAGACCAATTGGCTGCTGCTGGCGATCGCGGTACTGGGCTCGACCGCCATGGCCTGTACTACCGTTCTGCTTTTGGAAGGCGACGATCGACTGCTGGTGCTGGGCGCGGCCGCCGCACTGGCCTTTATCGCGCAAGCGGCGGTGAAAAAGCTGGGACGCGGCGCGCGCATGGCGTCGCAACTCATCGGATCCATCGGGCTCACGCTCACCGCGCCCGCCGCCTGGTACGTTGTCACCCAACGGCTCGACACGACCGCGCTGGGCTTGTGGCTGGTCAACTGGATTTTCGCCGGCAACCAGATCCATTTTGTCCAACTGCGCATTCACGCGGCACGCGCCGCGACTCGGCAGGAAAAGGTTCGTCGCGGACGTGGGTTCCTAATCGGCCAATTTGCCATGAGCGCCGCGCTCTTGGCGGCCTGGCGCTTACACCTGGTGCCCGCTCTGGCGCTGCTGGCGTTTGTTCCGCTGCTGGTGCGTGGCTTGCTGTGGTTCAAAGCCGGTGCAAGGCCGCTTGTGGTCAAGCGCCTCGGATGGACAGAACTGGTGCACGGAGTAAGCTTCGGTTTGCTGCTCGTCACGGCATATCTCCTGTAG
- a CDS encoding Crp/Fnr family transcriptional regulator — translation MPTTQATAAEVLRRVPLFADLSETEIKFLAARAVPRRYAPGELVFAEGDACPGLFVIESGAVRLFKSSPGGREQVLAIEKSGNSIAELPVFDGGNYPASATAMDEAQLLFVSKQDFHSLCLVHPKVALKVLRVVGNRLRRLVNIIEELSFTTIRSRLISLLLRLAREQAPGATANVQIALPASNQELAAHIGTVRELVSRNISRLQAEGLIEVDGRTVTIPKLAVLRNQLETGE, via the coding sequence ATGCCGACAACCCAAGCCACCGCAGCCGAGGTTCTGCGCCGCGTGCCGCTTTTCGCCGACCTCTCGGAAACGGAAATCAAGTTCCTCGCCGCGCGCGCTGTCCCGCGCCGCTACGCGCCCGGCGAACTGGTGTTTGCCGAAGGCGACGCCTGCCCGGGGCTGTTTGTCATCGAGAGCGGCGCCGTCCGCCTGTTCAAGAGCTCGCCCGGGGGACGGGAGCAGGTGCTCGCCATCGAGAAGTCTGGCAATTCCATCGCCGAGTTGCCCGTTTTTGACGGCGGAAACTATCCCGCCTCCGCCACGGCGATGGACGAAGCGCAGCTCTTGTTCGTCAGCAAACAGGATTTTCACTCCCTCTGCCTGGTTCACCCCAAAGTCGCGCTCAAGGTATTGCGCGTGGTGGGCAACCGGCTGCGACGGCTGGTTAACATCATTGAAGAGCTGTCGTTCACCACCATCCGCTCGCGCCTGATCTCGCTCTTGCTGCGCCTGGCCCGCGAGCAGGCCCCCGGCGCCACCGCCAACGTGCAGATCGCACTGCCCGCCAGCAACCAGGAACTGGCGGCACATATTGGCACCGTGCGCGAGCTGGTGTCGCGCAATATCAGCCGGCTGCAGGCTGAGGGACTCATCGAGGTAGACGGCCGCACCGTCACCATTCCCAAGCTTGCTGTACTGCGGAACCAGCTCGAAACCGGCGAGTAG
- the ric gene encoding iron-sulfur cluster repair di-iron protein: MNVDTAKTVREVVLEYPQATRVFENLGIDYCCGGQKSLQEACAARNLAVDEVLASLAAQAEQPAPSADRKTGSLAALISHIVGTHHAYVKAEVPRLEQLLAKVCSVHGQNHPELHQIRETFAGLGQELSMHLMKEENILFPYIVEMENAVTSHQAPRRPMFGTVKNPVQMMIMEHDSAGDALRSIRAASSEFTAPEDACISYRTLYSAFQDFEADLHQHIHLENNILFPRAVAMESGAN; the protein is encoded by the coding sequence ATGAACGTTGACACGGCAAAGACGGTGCGCGAAGTGGTGCTGGAATATCCGCAAGCTACCCGCGTGTTCGAGAACCTGGGCATTGATTACTGCTGCGGCGGCCAGAAATCGCTGCAGGAAGCCTGCGCGGCGCGCAACCTTGCCGTGGATGAGGTGCTTGCCTCGCTTGCGGCGCAGGCGGAGCAACCGGCGCCCTCAGCCGATAGGAAGACGGGGTCGTTGGCCGCGCTCATCAGCCACATCGTCGGCACGCATCATGCCTACGTGAAGGCGGAAGTACCGCGCCTCGAACAGCTCTTGGCAAAGGTCTGCTCGGTGCATGGGCAGAATCATCCTGAGCTGCACCAGATCCGTGAAACCTTCGCCGGCCTCGGCCAGGAACTCTCCATGCACCTGATGAAGGAAGAGAACATCCTGTTTCCGTACATCGTCGAGATGGAGAATGCGGTGACGTCGCACCAGGCGCCGCGCCGTCCGATGTTCGGCACGGTGAAAAACCCGGTGCAGATGATGATCATGGAGCACGACTCCGCCGGCGACGCGCTGCGCTCGATTCGCGCGGCCAGCTCGGAGTTCACCGCGCCCGAAGACGCCTGCATCAGCTATCGCACGTTGTACAGCGCGTTCCAGGATTTCGAAGCCGACCTGCACCAGCACATCCACCTGGAAAACAACATCCTGTTTCCGCGCGCCGTCGCCATGGAGAGCGGCGCCAACTGA
- a CDS encoding DUF1211 domain-containing protein: MFRNTAHEHGVGVEKHFRWRAGEITRLEGFSDAVFAFALTLLVVSLEVPHTFDELMDTMRGFVAFGVCFAILVQVWFYHYRYFRRYGLQDGVTVVLNAGLLFVVLFYVYPLKFLFTTLVGSITGGATVGGRTALDAMLGPQDVPMLMTIYGLGFAAVFGILALLYGNAYRKRGELELDPHETLLTQHSLFENVGVGCIGLFSALLAHLLPVGRSGLAGFAYFLIPAYATACGTYFGRRAKELDRSAHKHDHASSL, translated from the coding sequence ATGTTTAGGAACACGGCGCACGAGCACGGTGTCGGGGTGGAGAAGCATTTCCGCTGGCGCGCCGGCGAAATCACCCGCCTGGAAGGCTTCAGCGATGCCGTCTTCGCTTTCGCGCTAACGCTGCTCGTGGTTTCGCTGGAAGTGCCACACACGTTTGACGAGCTCATGGACACTATGCGCGGCTTCGTCGCCTTCGGCGTCTGCTTCGCCATCCTGGTGCAGGTCTGGTTCTATCACTATCGCTACTTTCGGCGGTACGGCTTGCAGGACGGCGTCACCGTAGTGCTGAATGCAGGGTTGTTGTTCGTGGTCCTGTTTTATGTGTACCCGCTGAAATTCCTGTTCACCACGCTTGTCGGGAGCATCACCGGCGGAGCCACCGTCGGCGGAAGAACCGCGCTTGACGCCATGCTCGGCCCGCAAGACGTGCCCATGCTGATGACCATCTACGGATTGGGCTTCGCTGCCGTATTCGGCATCCTGGCATTGCTGTACGGCAACGCCTACCGCAAACGCGGCGAACTGGAACTTGACCCGCACGAGACATTGCTTACCCAGCACTCGCTGTTCGAAAACGTGGGTGTGGGCTGTATTGGACTGTTTTCGGCCCTGCTTGCGCACCTGCTGCCCGTCGGGAGATCCGGTCTGGCGGGATTCGCGTATTTCCTCATTCCCGCCTATGCCACTGCCTGCGGTACGTATTTCGGACGACGGGCGAAGGAACTGGACCGCAGCGCACACAAACACGACCACGCTTCATCCTTGTGA
- a CDS encoding cation:dicarboxylase symporter family transporter — MKARSLIAALALFFVAAVLVVGDRYGVFHTPASATAVVRWAAIIALIAYAIVQRSLTTWILVSMVVGAEIGHDFPHVAVNLRVLSLIFLRLIKTIIAPLLFSTLVVGIAGHHDLKQVGRMGIKALIYFEVVTTIALFIGLGAINLSKAGVGVNAPPALHAELPPTQKQSAVDILLHSFPENIAKSVAEGQVLQIVVFSIIFGIALALLNDQKRRPVLTFCESLSETMFKFTNIVMMFAPIGVGAAIANTVGHMGLGILVNLFKLLATLYVALTVFLLGVLLPVALMARVPLRRFIKAIAEPASIAFATTSSEAALPRAMEAMEAIGVPRQIVAFVIPTGYSFNLDGSTLYLALASVFVAQAAGIHLSFGQQLVMVFTLMLTSKGVAGVPRASLVILLGTAASFHLPEWPIFVILGIDELMDMARTSVNVIGNCLATVVIARWEGEFGKEQPSETVQAAVGS, encoded by the coding sequence ATGAAGGCCCGCTCGCTGATTGCCGCACTCGCGCTGTTCTTCGTCGCCGCCGTGCTCGTGGTCGGCGACCGCTACGGTGTTTTTCACACTCCCGCCAGCGCGACCGCCGTCGTGCGCTGGGCCGCCATTATCGCGCTGATCGCCTATGCCATTGTCCAGCGCTCGCTGACCACATGGATTCTGGTTAGCATGGTGGTGGGCGCGGAAATTGGGCACGACTTCCCGCACGTCGCGGTCAACCTGCGCGTGCTCAGTCTAATTTTTCTGCGGCTGATCAAGACCATCATTGCGCCGCTGCTATTCAGCACGCTGGTAGTGGGCATCGCCGGGCATCACGACCTGAAGCAAGTGGGGCGCATGGGGATCAAGGCGCTCATTTACTTCGAAGTCGTGACCACGATCGCGCTGTTTATCGGGCTGGGCGCGATCAATCTGAGCAAGGCCGGGGTGGGCGTGAACGCGCCGCCCGCGCTGCACGCCGAATTGCCGCCGACACAGAAGCAGAGCGCGGTCGACATCCTCCTGCACTCCTTTCCGGAAAACATCGCCAAGTCGGTGGCCGAGGGGCAGGTGCTGCAGATCGTGGTGTTCAGCATCATCTTCGGGATCGCGCTGGCGCTGCTGAACGATCAGAAACGACGGCCGGTGCTGACCTTCTGCGAGAGCCTGTCGGAGACCATGTTCAAGTTCACCAACATCGTGATGATGTTCGCGCCCATCGGCGTGGGAGCGGCGATAGCCAACACGGTGGGGCACATGGGCCTGGGAATCCTGGTAAACCTGTTCAAGCTGCTGGCAACGCTGTACGTCGCACTGACCGTTTTCCTGCTCGGCGTGCTGTTGCCGGTGGCGCTGATGGCGCGGGTGCCACTGCGGCGGTTTATCAAGGCGATTGCCGAGCCGGCTTCGATCGCGTTCGCCACAACATCATCAGAGGCGGCGCTGCCGCGCGCCATGGAAGCGATGGAGGCGATCGGCGTGCCGCGGCAGATCGTCGCGTTCGTCATTCCCACCGGCTACAGCTTCAACCTGGACGGCAGCACGCTTTATCTCGCGCTGGCTTCGGTGTTCGTGGCCCAGGCGGCGGGAATTCACCTCAGCTTCGGACAGCAACTGGTGATGGTGTTTACGCTGATGCTGACCAGCAAGGGCGTGGCCGGGGTGCCGCGGGCGTCGCTGGTGATCCTGCTGGGCACGGCGGCCTCGTTTCACCTGCCGGAATGGCCGATTTTCGTGATCCTCGGCATTGACGAGCTGATGGACATGGCGCGCACCTCGGTGAACGTGATCGGCAACTGCCTGGCGACGGTGGTGATCGCGCGCTGGGAAGGCGAGTTTGGCAAGGAACAGCCGTCGGAGACGGTGCAGGCGGCGGTTGGTAGTTAG
- a CDS encoding 2,3,4,5-tetrahydropyridine-2,6-dicarboxylate N-succinyltransferase, with translation MESLQPSIERLFSLGAAVDKQDARRVFDEFLEALTAGRIRAAEKRDGAWQVNVWVKQGILLGFRLGEIVDMSGGGALSFVDKDTFPVHRFTPEDRVRVVPGGSSVRSGAYVAPGVICMPPMYINAGAYVDEGSLVDSHALVGSCAQVGKRVHLSAAAQIGGVLEPVNAAPVIIEDDVLVGGNCGVYEGTQVRRRAVLGAGTILTRSTPLYDVVRDEVYRASGDQPLVVPENAVVVPGSRALNRGKAIEWGLSVYAPVIIKYRDEKTDASAALEDALR, from the coding sequence ATGGAATCCTTGCAACCCTCGATTGAGCGCCTGTTTTCGCTGGGCGCCGCCGTGGACAAGCAAGATGCCCGCCGCGTATTTGACGAGTTCCTGGAGGCGCTGACCGCCGGACGAATCCGCGCGGCCGAGAAGCGCGACGGGGCATGGCAGGTCAACGTCTGGGTGAAACAGGGCATCCTGCTCGGGTTCCGGCTGGGCGAAATCGTGGACATGAGCGGCGGCGGCGCGCTGTCGTTCGTGGACAAAGACACGTTTCCGGTGCACCGCTTCACGCCCGAGGACCGCGTGCGAGTGGTGCCGGGCGGATCCTCGGTGCGCAGCGGAGCGTATGTTGCGCCGGGCGTGATCTGCATGCCGCCGATGTACATCAACGCCGGGGCGTACGTGGACGAGGGCTCGCTGGTGGACTCGCACGCGCTGGTGGGATCGTGCGCGCAGGTTGGGAAGCGCGTCCACCTGAGTGCGGCGGCGCAGATCGGCGGCGTGCTCGAACCGGTGAATGCCGCGCCGGTGATCATCGAGGACGACGTGCTGGTGGGCGGCAATTGCGGTGTCTACGAAGGCACGCAGGTGCGGCGGCGCGCCGTGCTGGGCGCCGGCACCATCCTGACACGCTCGACGCCGCTCTACGACGTGGTGCGCGACGAAGTCTACCGCGCGTCGGGCGATCAGCCGCTGGTGGTGCCGGAGAATGCGGTCGTGGTGCCGGGCTCGCGGGCGTTGAACCGCGGGAAAGCGATCGAGTGGGGATTATCGGTGTATGCGCCGGTGATCATCAAATATCGCGACGAAAAGACGGACGCCAGCGCCGCACTGGAAGACGCGTTGAGATAG
- the dapA gene encoding 4-hydroxy-tetrahydrodipicolinate synthase translates to MKQIYGCGTAIVTPFKADGSIDEPALKDLVAWQVESGIDFLVPCGTTGETPTLSREEWLRVVEVTITVAHGRVPIVAGATSNSTQDAVEKAKTVAAMQGVDAILTASPYYNKPTQEGQYQHFRAIAEAVDKPLILYNVPGRTGANLEPATLGRLAQISKIIGVKEASGNMSQIADVFNAVPESFLVFSGDDAMTLPVISLGGVGIISVASNEIPRQMTEMTRAALGNDWKKARAICRRYLPLMQANFIESNPIPVKAVLAMMGKIEENYRLPLTRMKPENRAKLEKIVQHLELGKMASVAS, encoded by the coding sequence ATGAAGCAGATTTATGGCTGCGGCACAGCCATTGTCACGCCCTTCAAGGCGGACGGATCGATTGACGAGCCCGCGCTCAAAGACCTGGTCGCATGGCAGGTCGAGAGCGGCATTGACTTTCTTGTCCCCTGCGGCACGACGGGCGAGACACCGACGCTGTCGCGTGAAGAATGGCTGCGGGTCGTCGAGGTGACGATTACGGTGGCGCACGGGCGCGTGCCGATCGTCGCCGGCGCAACCTCAAACAGCACGCAAGACGCGGTCGAGAAGGCGAAGACCGTGGCGGCGATGCAGGGCGTGGACGCGATCCTGACGGCGTCGCCGTATTACAACAAGCCGACGCAGGAGGGGCAGTACCAGCACTTCCGGGCGATCGCCGAGGCGGTGGACAAGCCACTGATCCTGTACAACGTGCCCGGCCGCACGGGCGCGAACCTGGAGCCGGCGACGCTGGGCCGGCTGGCGCAGATCTCGAAGATCATCGGGGTAAAGGAGGCCAGCGGAAATATGTCGCAAATTGCCGATGTGTTCAACGCCGTACCGGAGAGCTTCCTGGTGTTCTCGGGCGACGACGCGATGACGCTGCCGGTGATCTCGCTGGGTGGCGTGGGCATTATTTCGGTGGCGTCGAACGAGATTCCGCGCCAGATGACCGAGATGACGCGCGCGGCGCTGGGCAACGATTGGAAGAAGGCACGCGCGATTTGTCGGCGCTACCTGCCGCTGATGCAGGCGAACTTTATCGAGTCGAATCCGATCCCGGTGAAGGCGGTGCTCGCCATGATGGGCAAGATCGAGGAAAACTACCGGCTGCCGCTGACGCGCATGAAACCGGAGAACCGCGCCAAGCTGGAGAAGATCGTGCAGCATCTTGAACTGGGAAAGATGGCGAGCGTGGCGTCGTAG
- a CDS encoding 4-hydroxy-tetrahydrodipicolinate reductase translates to MNLLLLGRGKTGSLVAEVARERGHAVTVFGSADNQGARKLTPGLLETIDVVIDFTTPTSVVENIAACIRSHANLVVGTTGWYGELPRIKPLVEQSGIGLLYAANFSIGVNLFFDIARAVAPAVRYGYQGRILERHHVHKKDAPSGTAVAIRNVIRDTVQAELPIESEREGDVVGMHQVTFESAGDSITLVHEAKSRRGFAEGAVRAAEWLQGKSGFYDFKDIFRELR, encoded by the coding sequence ATGAATTTGCTACTTTTGGGCCGCGGGAAGACTGGGTCGCTGGTGGCCGAGGTGGCACGCGAGCGCGGGCATGCGGTAACGGTGTTCGGGAGCGCCGACAACCAAGGCGCGCGCAAGCTCACGCCCGGGCTGCTGGAAACAATCGACGTGGTCATCGATTTCACGACTCCTACGTCGGTGGTAGAGAACATCGCGGCCTGCATTCGGTCGCACGCCAACCTGGTGGTGGGCACGACCGGGTGGTACGGCGAGTTGCCGCGCATTAAGCCGCTGGTCGAGCAGAGCGGAATCGGATTGCTGTATGCCGCGAATTTTTCCATCGGCGTCAACCTGTTTTTCGATATCGCACGCGCGGTCGCGCCTGCCGTGCGCTACGGCTACCAAGGACGGATCCTGGAGAGACATCACGTACATAAAAAGGATGCGCCGTCGGGTACGGCGGTGGCGATCCGCAACGTGATTCGCGACACGGTGCAGGCGGAGCTGCCGATCGAGTCGGAGCGCGAGGGCGACGTGGTTGGGATGCACCAGGTAACATTCGAATCGGCGGGCGACAGCATCACGCTGGTACACGAGGCCAAGTCGCGACGCGGATTTGCCGAGGGCGCGGTGCGGGCGGCGGAGTGGCTCCAGGGCAAAAGCGGGTTCTACGATTTCAAAGACATCTTCCGCGAATTGCGCTAA
- the lysC gene encoding lysine-sensitive aspartokinase 3 — MIVMKFGGTSVEDATAIARAADIVCSRLAQDPVVVVSAMAKVTDQLVAMARAAGSGDRESALQLSRAVRERHYNAASELLGSAVFGQLHSELEADFDALDELLRGIAAVGELTARTTDNVLSYGERLSSKLVTAAFRSHGLKAVLVDPRECIVTDANHGKAIPQMDDTNDNVRARLRPLALKKCVAVMGGFIGATREGTTTTIGRGGSDFSAAIVGAALGAERIEIWTDVDGMKTTDPNLCPDALRIKSIGFEEAAELAYFGAKVLHPSTLLPAIQKNIAVHVLNSRNPANEGTRITARAPHCRNAFKAIAAKKRITIVDIVATRMLGAHGFMKSIFEVFDRHRCAVDVVSTSEVSVSLTVDSNEAIPAIAADLEKMADVQYRGRNAIVCMVGDDIRETPGVAAKVFTALGDINVRMISQGASEINITFVINEDDVPEAVRRLHNKFFADPDPEVFARD; from the coding sequence ATGATTGTGATGAAATTCGGCGGCACCTCGGTGGAAGACGCGACGGCGATCGCGCGCGCGGCCGACATCGTGTGCAGCCGGCTAGCGCAGGACCCGGTGGTGGTGGTCAGCGCCATGGCCAAGGTCACCGACCAGTTGGTGGCGATGGCCCGGGCGGCGGGTTCGGGCGACCGCGAGAGCGCGCTCCAGCTCTCGCGCGCGGTCCGCGAAAGGCACTACAACGCGGCATCGGAGTTGCTGGGCAGCGCGGTCTTCGGACAGCTTCACAGCGAACTGGAAGCGGATTTCGATGCCCTGGACGAGTTGCTGCGCGGCATCGCGGCGGTCGGCGAGTTGACGGCGCGCACCACCGACAACGTGCTCTCCTACGGCGAACGGCTTTCCAGCAAGCTGGTGACGGCGGCTTTCCGCTCGCATGGGCTGAAAGCGGTGCTGGTCGACCCGCGCGAGTGCATCGTCACCGACGCGAATCACGGCAAGGCCATCCCGCAGATGGACGACACCAACGACAACGTGCGCGCGCGCCTGCGTCCGCTGGCGCTGAAGAAGTGCGTGGCGGTGATGGGCGGTTTTATCGGGGCGACCCGCGAAGGCACGACCACGACGATCGGCCGCGGCGGGTCGGATTTCTCCGCGGCCATCGTGGGTGCGGCCTTGGGCGCCGAGCGCATCGAGATCTGGACCGACGTGGACGGGATGAAGACCACCGATCCCAACCTTTGCCCGGACGCGCTGCGCATCAAGTCCATCGGATTCGAAGAAGCGGCGGAACTGGCGTATTTCGGGGCGAAGGTGCTGCATCCCTCCACGCTGCTGCCGGCGATTCAGAAAAATATCGCGGTGCACGTGCTGAATTCGCGGAACCCGGCCAACGAGGGAACGCGCATCACCGCGCGCGCGCCGCACTGCCGCAACGCGTTCAAGGCAATCGCGGCCAAAAAGCGGATCACGATCGTGGATATCGTGGCGACGCGCATGCTGGGCGCGCACGGGTTCATGAAGTCCATCTTCGAAGTGTTCGACCGGCATCGCTGCGCGGTGGACGTGGTGTCGACCTCGGAGGTGAGCGTCTCCCTGACGGTGGATTCCAACGAGGCGATCCCGGCGATCGCGGCCGACCTGGAGAAGATGGCGGACGTGCAATACCGGGGGCGAAACGCGATCGTGTGCATGGTGGGCGACGACATCCGCGAGACCCCTGGCGTGGCGGCGAAGGTGTTCACGGCGCTGGGTGACATCAACGTGCGCATGATTTCGCAGGGGGCGTCGGAAATCAACATCACGTTCGTGATCAACGAGGACGACGTGCCCGAGGCGGTACGCCGGCTGCACAACAAGTTTTTCGCCGATCCGGACCCGGAAGTCTTCGCGAGAGACTAA
- the asd gene encoding aspartate-semialdehyde dehydrogenase — translation MPSKIPVGILGATGVVGQRFIQLLEHHPWFEPAWLAASDRSAGRVYGEIVRWQLRTPIPARLARMKISPATPEGAPRVIFAALDAGIASELEPCFAASGCAVVTNSSALRMQEDVPLVVPEVNADHVRVIRAQRWRQDCGGFVVTNPNCSAIGLVMALGPLHRSFGLQKVMAVTMQAVSGAGYPGVASLDILGNVIPYIANEEEKMEAETRKLLGRADASRIHSAEFAMSAQCNRVAVEDGHTESVSVKLEKPARAEEIIEVWRSFRGVPQELRLPNAPEQPVIYDTAPDRPQPRFDVDRGAGMSATVGRLRPCGVLDWKFTVLSHNTIRGAAGAALLNAELLKAQGYLGD, via the coding sequence ATGCCATCGAAAATCCCTGTGGGAATCCTGGGCGCGACGGGAGTGGTCGGACAGCGGTTCATCCAACTGCTGGAGCACCACCCGTGGTTTGAGCCGGCGTGGCTGGCGGCGTCGGACCGCTCGGCCGGGCGGGTGTATGGGGAAATCGTGCGCTGGCAGCTGCGAACGCCGATTCCCGCGCGCCTGGCGCGGATGAAGATTTCCCCGGCGACACCGGAGGGAGCGCCGCGCGTGATCTTCGCCGCGCTGGACGCCGGCATCGCCAGCGAACTGGAGCCGTGTTTCGCCGCCAGCGGATGCGCCGTGGTTACCAACTCCAGCGCGCTGCGCATGCAGGAAGACGTCCCGTTGGTGGTTCCCGAAGTGAATGCCGATCACGTGAGGGTGATCCGCGCGCAACGCTGGCGGCAGGACTGCGGCGGATTCGTGGTCACCAATCCGAATTGCTCCGCCATCGGGCTAGTGATGGCGCTGGGGCCGTTGCATCGGAGCTTTGGCCTGCAGAAGGTGATGGCCGTCACCATGCAGGCGGTCAGCGGGGCGGGCTACCCCGGGGTGGCGTCGCTCGACATCCTCGGCAACGTGATTCCTTATATCGCGAACGAGGAAGAGAAGATGGAGGCGGAGACGCGCAAGCTGCTGGGCCGCGCCGACGCGTCGCGCATTCACTCCGCCGAGTTCGCCATGAGCGCGCAGTGCAACCGCGTGGCGGTGGAAGACGGGCATACCGAGTCAGTGTCGGTAAAGCTGGAGAAGCCGGCGCGGGCGGAAGAGATTATCGAGGTGTGGCGCAGTTTTCGCGGCGTGCCGCAGGAGTTGCGGCTGCCCAACGCGCCGGAGCAGCCGGTAATTTATGACACGGCGCCCGACCGGCCGCAGCCGCGCTTCGACGTGGACCGCGGTGCGGGCATGTCGGCCACGGTAGGCCGTCTGCGGCCGTGCGGCGTGCTCGACTGGAAGTTCACGGTGCTCTCGCACAACACCATCCGCGGCGCGGCGGGCGCGGCGTTACTCAATGCCGAGCTGCTCAAGGCGCAGGGATACCTCGGAGACTAG
- the galT gene encoding galactose-1-phosphate uridylyltransferase encodes MPELRQNRFTKEWVIMATERAKRPEDLRVQRDSRPPLPAYSEKCPFCPGNERLAPPAVMAIPGDGKWEVRIVPNKFAALSREGEPWRKIERSRRSMNGVGIHEVIVETPNHALTTALLPVENVAAILRAYRRRFTEISADPRIAHVTIFKNHGVGAGTSLEHSHSQLIGTPVISSQVRHRVYEALRHYDEFGECIFCEAIQEDLAEPTRVVITTQHFFAVEPFASSTPFATYIYPHRHMASFGAIGDAEIVDLATVLKTVLAKFYVGLQNPDFNYTIRTAPHENAGVLYYHWYLSVIPRLTRIAGFELGSGMFINTVLPEAAAEFLRNQKVDLAAAEAD; translated from the coding sequence ATGCCGGAGCTTCGCCAGAACCGCTTCACCAAGGAGTGGGTCATCATGGCGACGGAGCGCGCCAAGCGCCCGGAGGATCTCCGCGTCCAGCGCGACTCCCGTCCGCCTCTGCCCGCCTATTCGGAGAAATGCCCGTTCTGCCCTGGCAATGAGCGGCTCGCTCCGCCCGCGGTGATGGCCATCCCCGGTGATGGCAAGTGGGAGGTCCGCATTGTGCCCAACAAATTCGCCGCGCTTTCCCGCGAAGGCGAGCCCTGGCGCAAGATCGAGCGCTCGCGCCGCAGCATGAACGGCGTCGGCATTCACGAGGTCATCGTCGAGACGCCGAACCACGCGCTCACCACCGCGCTCCTGCCGGTGGAAAACGTCGCCGCAATCCTGCGCGCCTACCGGCGGCGCTTCACCGAGATCAGCGCCGACCCGCGCATCGCCCACGTCACCATCTTCAAGAACCATGGCGTCGGCGCCGGTACCAGCCTCGAGCACTCGCACTCGCAGTTGATCGGCACCCCCGTCATCTCCTCGCAAGTCCGCCACCGTGTGTACGAAGCCCTGCGCCACTACGACGAATTCGGCGAGTGCATTTTCTGCGAGGCCATCCAAGAGGATCTCGCCGAACCCACGCGCGTGGTCATTACCACCCAACACTTCTTCGCCGTCGAGCCCTTTGCCTCTTCCACCCCGTTCGCCACCTACATTTATCCCCACCGCCACATGGCCAGCTTCGGCGCCATCGGCGACGCCGAGATTGTGGATCTCGCCACGGTGCTGAAGACCGTGCTCGCCAAGTTTTACGTTGGATTGCAGAACCCGGATTTCAACTACACCATTCGCACCGCGCCCCACGAGAACGCCGGCGTTCTCTACTACCATTGGTATTTGAGCGTGATCCCGCGCCTGACGCGCATCGCCGGCTTCGAGCTCGGTTCCGGCATGTTCATCAACACGGTGCTGCCGGAAGCGGCGGCGGAGTTTCTGCGCAACCAGAAGGTGGATTTGGCCGCGGCGGAGGCGGATTAG